One part of the Bacteroidia bacterium genome encodes these proteins:
- a CDS encoding T9SS type A sorting domain-containing protein — MNVKNFYIISLFFLVLLPQLHAQDSVNVILAVDMSAVTINAPGVHVAGNFQDNFAGTTCSEWDAGCTALTESTDTVNQSGIWSIRLRLPKDMYQYKFINDNSFDNGNDEGSGLSADCGVDDGFGNFNRSLDLTNAPSDIDTVIAFVFNSCDMSEAMITSIDENFRNALQLKVFPNPSSASFQISFENPRLENLNLSLIHINGQKVLNQNFTTANELKIERGNLSAGIYFLSLENENGLRVTQKVVLR; from the coding sequence ATGAATGTGAAGAACTTTTACATTATTAGTCTTTTTTTTCTTGTCCTATTGCCACAACTGCATGCACAGGATAGTGTCAATGTAATTCTGGCAGTAGACATGTCTGCTGTAACTATAAATGCTCCTGGTGTCCACGTTGCTGGAAATTTCCAGGATAATTTTGCAGGAACTACATGTTCGGAATGGGATGCCGGATGTACAGCCTTAACGGAATCAACGGATACCGTGAATCAATCAGGTATTTGGTCAATCAGGCTTCGCCTTCCCAAAGACATGTATCAGTACAAATTTATCAATGACAACAGTTTTGATAATGGCAATGATGAAGGTTCAGGCCTTAGTGCTGATTGTGGGGTAGACGACGGCTTCGGAAATTTCAACCGTTCTCTGGATCTCACGAACGCTCCATCGGACATAGACACGGTCATTGCATTTGTTTTTAATAGCTGCGATATGTCAGAAGCTATGATTACAAGTATTGATGAAAATTTCCGTAATGCACTACAGTTAAAAGTCTTTCCAAATCCATCTTCTGCTTCCTTCCAAATCAGTTTTGAAAACCCTCGACTGGAAAATCTCAATTTGAGCTTAATTCATATCAATGGCCAAAAAGTATTGAATCAAAATTTCACTACAGCCAATGAATTGAAAATTGAAAGAGGAAATCTAAGTGCTGGAATCTATTTCCTGAGTTTGGAAAACGAAAATGGATTGCGCGTGACACAGAAAGTCGTATTGCGCTAG
- a CDS encoding FG-GAP-like repeat-containing protein, translated as MSYFLKFSSKICIWSLVFLLFKPADIFPQQLKFQEQSLAAGIDHLYQGLGYMGSGAVFFDANGDNFEDLFLTGGFAPDRLFINKGDGTFRDANAGSGIGKNRSANTIGVVAGDLDNDGFRDLIISTRNEGCLIFQNLGNETFRDITQSSGIRILADGSQENKQGFSISLGDVNLDGYLDIYVVNWVDSLGYLYDSSGKLSGFEHSGGRNRLFLNQQDLSFREVAQSYGVDDAGSGLASVFSDFDQDGDLDLLIANDFGEWLIPNALYRNLYPEPSFENISQSSAFDIPMYGMGLAVGDYDQDMDLDYYITNIGRNSLLQNRGNERFEEVSETAEVTDTYIYDIAPYLSIGWGAGFVDLDLDTDLDLLVANGRIGSTEFFPSLDSMPDKVYLNEGNGKFKDFSIESDFIQYGLSRGLSYGDYDNDGDIDVLLSCVPHIYLGLQGKAVLFKNEQTSDNHWLKVKLEGVLNNRDALGAQLLIYSGEKSWIHEINSGGQGHNSMHSTVAHIGLGERNSLDSLIVRWPGRLSPDQHFYNIPADQFLLIREGENKLQEIEAHINSGNGELFQLHKLPNPVEKELVLSYSLGSPMHIRISLLDLLGKEVLVLLDEIQEANRFTMVKRLNPQWTEGLYLMRIEYEEPEQGKVFETKKLWLRP; from the coding sequence ATGAGCTATTTTCTCAAATTTTCCAGCAAAATCTGTATTTGGAGTCTGGTATTTCTCCTATTCAAGCCGGCTGATATTTTCCCACAGCAATTAAAATTTCAGGAGCAAAGTTTAGCGGCTGGAATCGATCATCTCTACCAGGGGCTGGGATATATGGGATCGGGAGCTGTTTTCTTTGATGCAAATGGAGACAATTTTGAGGACCTGTTTTTGACAGGAGGATTTGCCCCCGACAGATTATTCATAAACAAGGGGGATGGAACATTTAGAGATGCCAATGCAGGATCAGGCATCGGCAAAAATCGAAGTGCGAATACCATTGGAGTAGTTGCAGGTGATCTGGATAATGATGGCTTTCGAGACTTAATCATAAGCACGCGAAATGAAGGCTGTTTGATCTTTCAAAACCTGGGCAATGAGACTTTTCGCGATATCACCCAAAGTTCTGGGATCAGAATATTGGCTGATGGATCACAAGAGAATAAGCAGGGCTTTTCTATTTCTTTGGGAGATGTAAATCTGGATGGCTATCTGGATATCTATGTAGTCAATTGGGTGGATAGTTTGGGCTATCTCTATGATTCTTCCGGGAAATTATCCGGTTTTGAGCATAGCGGGGGAAGAAATCGACTGTTTCTGAATCAGCAAGACCTGAGTTTTCGGGAAGTCGCTCAATCTTATGGCGTGGATGATGCAGGAAGTGGATTGGCATCTGTATTTAGCGATTTTGACCAGGACGGGGATTTAGATCTTTTGATCGCCAATGATTTCGGAGAATGGCTGATCCCTAATGCGCTCTACCGCAATCTTTATCCAGAACCTTCATTTGAAAACATCAGTCAGTCTTCCGCTTTTGATATACCCATGTATGGGATGGGACTTGCGGTAGGGGATTATGATCAGGACATGGATTTGGATTATTATATCACCAATATTGGCAGGAATTCCCTCCTGCAAAATCGAGGCAATGAGCGTTTTGAAGAGGTGAGTGAGACAGCAGAAGTAACAGATACCTATATCTATGATATAGCCCCTTATTTATCTATTGGCTGGGGAGCAGGATTTGTGGATCTCGATCTGGATACAGACCTGGATTTGCTTGTGGCTAATGGCAGGATTGGCTCCACTGAATTTTTCCCTTCTCTGGACTCCATGCCAGACAAAGTCTATCTAAATGAGGGGAATGGCAAGTTCAAAGATTTTAGCATAGAAAGCGATTTCATTCAGTACGGTTTGTCGAGAGGTTTGTCCTATGGGGATTATGACAATGATGGAGATATTGATGTCCTTCTGAGCTGTGTGCCGCATATATATCTGGGTTTGCAGGGAAAAGCAGTCTTATTTAAAAATGAGCAAACATCCGACAATCATTGGCTAAAAGTAAAATTGGAAGGAGTGCTGAATAATCGGGATGCCCTCGGAGCTCAATTGCTCATTTATTCAGGAGAAAAGAGCTGGATACATGAAATCAATAGTGGAGGACAGGGACATAATTCCATGCATTCTACGGTAGCTCATATTGGGTTAGGGGAAAGGAACTCTCTCGACTCCTTGATTGTACGCTGGCCTGGGAGATTGAGCCCCGATCAACATTTCTATAACATCCCGGCAGATCAATTTTTGCTGATTCGGGAAGGCGAAAACAAACTTCAGGAAATAGAAGCTCACATAAACAGCGGAAATGGTGAGCTTTTTCAACTCCATAAACTGCCCAATCCGGTAGAAAAAGAACTGGTGTTGAGCTATTCTTTAGGCTCCCCTATGCATATTCGAATAAGCCTTCTTGACCTTCTGGGGAAAGAAGTTTTAGTATTGCTAGATGAGATCCAGGAAGCCAATCGATTTACTATGGTAAAAAGACTCAACCCTCAATGGACCGAAGGTCTCTATCTAATGAGGATTGAATATGAAGAGCCTGAACAAGGGAAAGTCTTCGAAACGAAAAAACTCTGGCTAAGGCCTTAG
- a CDS encoding MaoC family dehydratase — translation MKIQEGQVYEEEFSFSQEEVNQFAKVSGDDNPIHLDEDYAAATSFNKPIMHGFLAGSVFSRLIGTKFPGEGTVYLKQSMAFRRPMYVEVSYKAILTVTMANANRHIAQIETRIVGVEDGKAYLTGEAQVMNAEKI, via the coding sequence ATGAAAATACAGGAAGGTCAGGTATACGAAGAAGAATTTTCCTTCAGTCAGGAAGAAGTAAATCAATTTGCCAAAGTAAGTGGGGATGATAATCCCATCCACCTTGATGAGGACTATGCAGCCGCAACTTCTTTTAACAAGCCCATAATGCATGGATTTTTGGCAGGCAGTGTATTCAGTCGATTGATTGGAACCAAATTTCCCGGAGAAGGAACGGTTTACCTCAAACAAAGTATGGCTTTCCGGAGGCCTATGTATGTAGAGGTTTCCTACAAAGCTATTCTCACCGTTACCATGGCCAACGCTAATCGGCATATTGCACAGATTGAAACCAGGATCGTCGGTGTAGAAGATGGAAAAGCCTATCTGACAGGAGAGGCTCAGGTGATGAATGCTGAGAAGATATAG